One genomic segment of Mobula hypostoma chromosome 2, sMobHyp1.1, whole genome shotgun sequence includes these proteins:
- the ppp1r3da gene encoding protein phosphatase 1, regulatory subunit 3Da, producing the protein MNLAPDPRTGSVMRLKLELEEGVQGKEKRFPPLQHNLSATRLKEWVRLAQFQDVRSGWDKKLEQCLHLPLVGSRASSQQLLPLECQDVGCSDFTPDVGLEQQIYITLSQSLGHFSGLCARVQLTDGLGYLLGPGKRDWWAWPKVRRRAKSCPGSLTKRQGSIRSSSSSSSSSSSRVRFADSVGLELAEVRSFDSSEEPAIPAHVLSSFSSSQPTAQVIWIQRFRMEFMNPRDGGNFSERLNSQKVCLEAVSEAELVISGTILVINLAYQKEVTVRYTCNDWKFFTDVSALFESNIEGKMDRFTFTLNPLIHLLQPGCSLQFAIKYKAEGLEFWDNNRGSNYKMTYQSFQVTVPNDNEDRTVDFN; encoded by the coding sequence ATGAACCTGGCACCTGATCCAAGAACTGGCAGTGTCATGAGACTGAAACTGGAATTGGAAGAAGGGGTGCAGGGAAAAGAGAAACGTTTTCCACCTTTACAGCACAACCTGTCAGCCACAAGGTTGAAGGAGTGGGTCAGGCTAGCCCAGTTTCAGGATGTGAGATCAGGATGGGACAAGAAGTTGGAACAGTGTCTTCATCTGCCCTTGGTTGGGAGCAGGGCATCTAGTCAACAGCTGCTGCCTCTCGAGTGCCAGGATGTGGGCTGCTCAGACTTCACTCCAGATGTAGGGCTAGAACAGCAAATATATATCACTCTCTCTCAAAGCCTGGGTCACTTCTCGGGCCTGTGTGCTAGAGTGCAACTCACGGATGGACTGGGATACCTCCTTGGTCCGGGTAAAAGGGACTGGTGGGCATGGCCAAAAGTGCGGAGACGAGCAAAATCCTGCCCGGGCTCCCTAACAAAGAGGCAGGGGAGCATCAgaagtagcagcagcagcagcagcagcagcagcagcagagtgAGATTTGCTGACTCAGTCGGTTTGGAGTTAGCAGAAGTTCGAAGCTTTGACTCATCAGAGGAGCCAGCTATACCAGCACATGTACTGTCCAGTTTCAGTTCCAGTCAGCCCACAGCACAAGTGATATGGATACAGCGTTTCAGAATGGAATTCATGAATCCCCGGGACGGTGGAAACTTCAGTGAGCGACTAAACAGTCAGAAAGTGTGCCTGGAGGCAGTGTCAGAGGCAGAGCTGGTGATCAGTGGTACCATCCTGGTCATAAACCTGGCCTATCAGAAGGAGGTGACAGTCCGTTACACCTGCAATGACTGGAAATTCTTCACTGATGTCTCCGCTCTGTTTGAAAGCAACATTGAAGGCAAAATGGATCGTTTCACATTCACACTGAATCCATTGATCCACTTGCTCCAGCCGGGCTGCTCTCTACAGTTTGCTATAAAGTACAAAGCTGAAGGATTAGAGTTCTGGGACAATAACCGTGGTAGCAATTACAAGATGACCTACCAGTCCTTTCAGGTCACTGTCCCCAATGACAACGAGGATAGGACAGTCGATTTCAACTGA